The DNA sequence CTGCCCTGAAGCCTTTTCAGGGCCCTGAAGAACTGACGGATAAAAGCATCGCCTGCTTCAGCAACCTTGATCCTTATTTCGGGGCTTGCCTGGGGACCATGAAAGCACGGGGGCTGCTGGATCTGGAATCTAGAAAGGGAAAAGCGCCGGGCGGCTATAATTATCCCCTTTCTGAAACGGGAATGCCTTTTATTTTTATGAATTCAGCGGATTCCATGCGTGACCTTACCACAATGGTTCACGAAGGCGGGCATGCGGTGCATACCTTCCTCACCGCCGGCCTGGAACTGAACGCCTTTAAAAACCTGACGCCGGAAATTGCAGAACTGGCCTCCATGTCGATGGAATTGCTTTCCATGCAACACTGGGACCACTTTTTTGACGAAAAAGACGATCTGCGCAGGGCGAAGAGGGAACAGCTCCATGATATTCTGAAAACCCTGCCCTGGGTTGCCACCATCGATGCTTTCCAGCATTGGCTGTACACCCATCCCGGACACAGCGCCGCCGAACGCCGCAGCGCCTGGCTCGAAATATTCGATCGTTTCGGCGCAGGATTCACCGACTGGACAGGATATGAGCAATTAAAAGGAAACCTCTGGCAGAAACAGCTGCATTTATTTGAAGTTCCTTTTTATTATATCGAATACGGCATGGCCCAGCTGGGCGCAATTGCAGTCTGGAAGAATTTTGCGGAGAATCCGGAAAGAGCAGTAGCGCAATATACAGCAGCCCTGAAACTGGGATACACCCGCCCTATTCCGGAAATATACCGCGCCGCGGGTATCCGCTTTGATTTTTCGGCAGCATACGTCCGCTCCCTTGCCGCTTTCGTAAGCGGGGAGCTGGAAAAGATTTCCTGACGCCATCTTTCCGCGGAGTTTACCGGCATCAGGACCGGCTCTGGCATTACTATTGATTCATTCATGTATGACAAATATGTCAGCCAAACTGAATGAGTTATGAAGAAGAAAGAAGAAAAGAGGATCCCGGATGAGCCAATGATCCGGGAACCGCGGAAGCCCCGGGAGAAAAAGGAGACTCCCGACAAAAATCTGATTGAAGCCCAGCTGAGGAATGAAGCGGGCGACAGGAACAGGACCGCAACGTCGGGCAAGGGAACTATCGAAGTGACCGCCCTGAGCGATCCTCCCTTGCGCAGGGAAACGAGGTCCATGCCCCGTACTTCCAAGGCAGTAACTGACGCCCTTGTAAAAAAGCCGGGAAAGAAAAAAACGGGCGCCGCCGGGGGGAACACCGCAAGCAGAGGCAGGCATCCCGCCGGTAAATAACGCCCCTTTTTAAAAAAATTCCTACTTTCACCCATTGAACCAACGTATGAAAGATGGGTGAACTTTTTCGCAGGAAAACTATTGCTTCCATCCTCCGG is a window from the Anseongella ginsenosidimutans genome containing:
- a CDS encoding M3 family oligoendopeptidase; translated protein: MSTPKRNYLPAQLNIDFETLRTFYEELLNREITSAASLERWLRDRSELEAALEEDFAWRYIKMTCDTPNESLRKDFEYFATEIEPKIAPYSDKLNRKLQGSPFREQLDKEKYFVYLRAVEKEISLFREENIPLFSQLQVEQQKYGAISGAMTVTVNEKEYTLQQAANFLKDNRRELRQEVFEKIGNRRLEDSGQLDELFDKLLQLRHQVALNAGYNNYRDYAFAAMGRFDYSPEDCFRFHEAIEKEIVPLLRRQAEKRRSDLGLDQLRPWDTEVDTSGKPALKPFQGPEELTDKSIACFSNLDPYFGACLGTMKARGLLDLESRKGKAPGGYNYPLSETGMPFIFMNSADSMRDLTTMVHEGGHAVHTFLTAGLELNAFKNLTPEIAELASMSMELLSMQHWDHFFDEKDDLRRAKREQLHDILKTLPWVATIDAFQHWLYTHPGHSAAERRSAWLEIFDRFGAGFTDWTGYEQLKGNLWQKQLHLFEVPFYYIEYGMAQLGAIAVWKNFAENPERAVAQYTAALKLGYTRPIPEIYRAAGIRFDFSAAYVRSLAAFVSGELEKIS